In Lates calcarifer isolate ASB-BC8 linkage group LG15, TLL_Latcal_v3, whole genome shotgun sequence, one genomic interval encodes:
- the mgat1a gene encoding alpha-1,3-mannosyl-glycoprotein 2-beta-N-acetylglucosaminyltransferase a: MLRKRSSLILCGTFLFITWNAILVLLLWGRPPPGQPAEPGQHHNQVVERPTNDVVGDVLRMADTFEAELQLQKEILMQIQSHQSLWEPSNKNKPKVVVPHDPVIPILVIACNRVTVRRCLDKLLQHRPSAELYPVIVSQDCGHAETAEVIRSYGNQVTHLKQPDLSDIAVRPEHKKFQGYYKISRHYRWALNQVFKTLSHSSVVIVEDDLEVAPDFFEYFRALLPLLKSDPSLWCASAWNDNGRDGYVDPGKANLLYRTDFFPGLGWMLLREVWEELEPKWPASFWDDWMRQPEQRRNRACIRPEISRTLTFGRQGVSLGQFFDKYLRYIKLNTEFVPFTKLDLSYLKEETYRDFFEKEVYSAPVVKYEDVKQGQLKGPGPFRLQYSSKDSFKMLAKNLGVMDDLKSGVPRTGYRGVVSFISRGRRIFLAPPPGWTQYDPTWS, translated from the exons ATGCTCCGCAAGAGAAGTTCCCTCATTCTCTGTGGTACGTTCCTCTTTATCACCTGGAACGCCATACTGGTGCTTCTGCTGTGGGGCAGACCTCCACCTGGGCAGCCGGCTGAGCCCGGCCAACACCATAACCAAGTGGTTGAAAGGCCCACTAATGATGTGGTGGGAGATGTGCTTCGAATGGCGGACACATTCGAAGCAGAGCTTCAGCTGCAGAAAGAAATCCTGATGCAGATCCAGAGTCACCAGTCACTGTGGGAgccatcaaacaaaaacaaaccgaAGGTTGTAGTCCCCCATGACCCTGTCATTCCTATCCTGGTTATTGCCTGTAACAGGGTCACCGTGAGGCGCTGCTTGGACAAACTCCTGCAGCACCGTCCATCAGCAGAGCTTTACCCAGTCATAGTGAGTCAGGACTGTGGACATGCTGAGACTGCTGAGGTCATTCGTTCTTATGGAAATCAAGTTACTCACCTCAAACAGCCAGACTTGTCAGACATCGCTGTGCGACCAGAGCACAAGAAGTTTCAGGGTTACTACAAAATCTCCAGGCATTACCGCTGGGCTCTCAACCAAGTATTCAAGACCCTTTCTCATTCCTCTGTTGTGATTGTAGAGGATGACTTGGAG GTGGCGCCAGACTTCTTTGAGTACTTCCGAGCTTTGCTGCCACTCCTGAAATCTGACCCCAGTCTGTGGTGTGCGTCAGCCTGGAATGACAATGGCAGGGATGGCTATGTGGATCCTGGCAAGGCTAACCTGCTCTACAGGACAGACTTCTTTCCTGGTTTGGGGTGGATGCTCCTCAGGGAGGTGTGGGAGGAGCTGGAGCCTAAGTGGCCTGCTTCATTCTGGGACGACTGGATGCGTCAACCAGAGCAGCGCCGCAACCGCGCCTGCATCCGCCCAGAGATCTCACGGACTTTAACATTTGGCCGACAAGGTGTGAGTCTAGGTCAGTTTTTTGACAAGTACCTGCGTTATATTAAACTGAATACCGAATTTGTGCCTTTTACCAAGTTAGACCTCAGTTACTTGAAGGAGGAGACATACAGAGATTTTTTTGAGAAGGAAGTTTACAGTGCTCCCGTGGTTAAATATGAAGATGTTAAGCAGGGGCAACTAAAAGGACCCGGGCCCTTCCGCCTTCAATACTCAAGTAAGGACAGTTTCAAAATGCTGGCCAAAAACCTGGGAGTCATGGATGACTTGAAGTCTGGAGTCCCAAGAACAGGATACAGAGGAGTTGTCAGTTTCATCTCAAGAGGAAGGAGAATCTTTTTAGCCCCTCCTCCAGGATGGACCCAGTATGACCCCACTTGGAGCTGA